The Collimonas sp. PA-H2 genome contains a region encoding:
- a CDS encoding branched-chain amino acid ABC transporter substrate-binding protein produces MQNKIKMIPLAGAIAMAFAFAGPVSAQEVVTIGQVSPLTGPNAHIGKDNENGATMAIEELNAKGTKIGGKLVKFVLASEDDASDPKQGTAAAQKLVDAKVKGIIGHMNSGTTIPASKIYHDAGIPQISPSATNPKYTQQGFDTAFRVVANDGQLGGTLGRYAINTLKAKNIAVIDDRTAYGQGVAEEFTKSAKKAGGTIVATQFTNDKATDFNAILTSIKSKNPDLIFFGGMDAVGGPMLRQMDQLGIKAKFMGGDGLCTTELAKLAGAGLKDDQVVCAEAGGVPDAGKAALEAFKAAYQKRFNQEVVIYAPYEYDALMTMVAAMEKAGSSDPKKYLPELAKIHYKGVTGEISFDPKGDIKDGSLTLYTYKDGKRTLLTVTK; encoded by the coding sequence ATGCAGAACAAGATCAAAATGATTCCGTTGGCTGGCGCAATTGCAATGGCTTTCGCCTTTGCAGGCCCGGTTTCGGCACAAGAAGTCGTCACCATCGGCCAGGTCAGCCCGCTCACGGGTCCTAACGCCCACATCGGCAAGGACAATGAAAACGGCGCCACCATGGCGATCGAGGAACTGAACGCCAAGGGCACCAAGATCGGCGGCAAGCTGGTGAAGTTCGTACTGGCTTCCGAGGATGACGCTTCCGATCCGAAGCAAGGCACCGCCGCTGCCCAGAAACTGGTGGACGCCAAGGTCAAGGGCATTATTGGCCACATGAACTCCGGCACTACCATTCCAGCATCGAAAATCTATCACGATGCCGGCATCCCGCAAATCTCGCCTTCCGCTACCAATCCTAAGTACACCCAGCAAGGCTTCGACACTGCGTTCCGCGTAGTCGCCAATGACGGCCAGCTGGGCGGCACCCTGGGACGCTACGCCATCAACACCCTGAAAGCCAAGAACATTGCGGTCATCGATGACCGTACTGCCTACGGCCAAGGTGTCGCTGAAGAGTTCACCAAGAGCGCCAAGAAAGCCGGCGGCACTATCGTTGCAACGCAGTTCACCAACGACAAAGCTACCGATTTCAACGCGATTCTGACCTCGATCAAGTCCAAGAACCCCGACCTGATTTTCTTCGGCGGCATGGATGCAGTCGGCGGACCGATGCTGCGCCAGATGGACCAGCTGGGCATCAAGGCCAAGTTCATGGGCGGCGACGGCCTGTGTACAACTGAGCTGGCCAAGCTGGCCGGCGCAGGCTTGAAAGACGACCAGGTGGTTTGCGCTGAAGCCGGCGGTGTGCCGGATGCAGGCAAGGCGGCACTGGAAGCCTTCAAGGCTGCTTACCAAAAACGCTTCAACCAGGAAGTCGTGATCTACGCACCGTATGAATACGATGCGCTGATGACCATGGTGGCAGCGATGGAAAAAGCCGGCTCGTCGGATCCTAAGAAATACCTGCCTGAACTGGCCAAGATCCATTACAAGGGCGTGACCGGCGAAATCTCCTTTGATCCTAAGGGCGACATCAAGGACGGTTCGCTGACTTTGTACACCTACAAAGACGGCAAACGCACTCTGCTGACCGTGACAAAATAA
- a CDS encoding branched-chain amino acid ABC transporter substrate-binding protein, giving the protein MMPLAAAIALSLAASAHAQEQVVKIAHVGPITGPIAHIGKDNENGARMAIEALNAQGITLDGKKTRFVLMAEDDASDPKQATAVAQKLIDAKVAGVIGHVNSGTSIPASKIYFDAGIPQISPSTTSAKYTQQGFNTTFRVVANDSQLGGALGRYAANTLHAKTAAVIDDRTAYGQGLAEEFSKAAKAAGMTIVATQFTNDKATDFNAILTSFKAKKPDVIFFGGLDAGAGPMLRQMKQLGVKAKFMGGDAICTSDLPKLAGDGISNDQVICAEAGGVEESAKKALDAYKTAYKIKYGKDVVIYAPYTYDALMTMVDAMQKAKSADPKKYLPELAKIHHQGVTGMIAFDAKGDIKDGTITLYTYRGALRSQLAVTK; this is encoded by the coding sequence ATGATGCCATTGGCTGCCGCCATCGCCTTGTCCCTGGCCGCTTCCGCGCATGCACAAGAGCAAGTGGTCAAGATCGCCCACGTCGGCCCGATCACCGGCCCTATAGCCCATATCGGCAAGGACAATGAAAACGGCGCCCGCATGGCGATCGAAGCGCTGAATGCCCAGGGCATCACGCTGGATGGCAAGAAAACCCGCTTCGTGCTGATGGCGGAAGACGATGCATCCGATCCGAAACAGGCCACCGCCGTGGCGCAGAAGCTGATCGACGCCAAGGTCGCCGGCGTCATCGGCCACGTCAATTCCGGCACTTCGATTCCTGCCTCGAAGATTTATTTCGATGCCGGCATTCCGCAGATTTCGCCTTCCACCACCAGCGCTAAATATACCCAGCAAGGCTTCAACACCACTTTCCGCGTAGTCGCCAACGATAGCCAGCTGGGCGGCGCCCTTGGCCGCTATGCGGCCAACACCCTGCATGCCAAGACCGCAGCGGTGATCGACGACCGCACCGCCTACGGCCAGGGCTTGGCGGAAGAGTTCAGCAAGGCGGCAAAAGCGGCCGGCATGACCATCGTCGCCACCCAGTTCACCAACGACAAGGCGACCGACTTCAACGCCATCCTGACTTCGTTCAAGGCAAAGAAGCCTGACGTCATATTCTTCGGCGGCCTGGATGCCGGCGCCGGCCCGATGCTGCGCCAGATGAAGCAGCTCGGCGTCAAGGCCAAGTTCATGGGCGGCGACGCCATCTGCACCTCCGACCTGCCGAAACTGGCGGGCGACGGCATCAGCAACGACCAGGTGATCTGTGCGGAAGCGGGCGGGGTGGAAGAGTCGGCCAAAAAAGCCTTGGACGCCTACAAGACCGCATACAAGATCAAGTACGGCAAGGATGTGGTGATCTATGCGCCGTATACCTACGATGCACTGATGACCATGGTGGATGCGATGCAAAAAGCCAAATCGGCCGATCCGAAGAAATACCTGCCCGAACTGGCGAAAATTCATCACCAAGGCGTGACCGGCATGATCGCGTTTGATGCGAAAGGCGACATCAAGGACGGCACCATCACCTTGTACACTTACCGCGGCGCACTGCGCAGCCAGCTGGCTGTGACCAAATAG
- a CDS encoding branched-chain amino acid ABC transporter substrate-binding protein — MKNKMLPLVAAIALAMSAAGAAHAEDQVVKIGHVGPVTGPSAHLGKDMENGAKMAVEELNAKGVTLGGKKIKFVLLAEDDASDPKQGTAAAQKLVDAKIDGVIGHLNSGTTIPASKIYYDAGIPQISPAATSPKYTQQGFNSVFRVVANDGQLGGTLGRYAATALHAKNIAVIDDRTAYGQGVAQEFAKGAKAAGVNIVATQFTNDKATDFNAILTSIKAKNPDVIFFGGMDAVAGPMLRQMKALGIKAKFMGGDGMCTAELGKLAGDGLTNDQVVCAEAGGVEESGKKGLEDFKAAFLKKYGSEVKLYAPYSYDSVMTMVEAMQKANSADPKKYLPELAKIHHKGVTGMIAFDAKGDIKDGTLTLYTYKDGKRTLLTVTK; from the coding sequence ATGAAGAACAAGATGTTGCCGTTGGTTGCAGCAATCGCATTGGCCATGAGTGCTGCCGGCGCAGCCCATGCAGAAGATCAAGTCGTCAAGATCGGCCATGTCGGTCCGGTGACCGGCCCATCGGCCCATCTCGGCAAGGATATGGAAAACGGCGCCAAGATGGCGGTCGAAGAACTGAACGCCAAGGGCGTCACCCTGGGCGGCAAGAAAATCAAATTCGTGCTGCTGGCGGAAGACGATGCTTCCGATCCTAAGCAAGGCACGGCGGCAGCACAGAAACTGGTCGACGCCAAGATCGACGGCGTCATCGGCCACCTGAATTCCGGCACCACCATCCCGGCATCGAAGATTTACTACGATGCCGGCATCCCGCAAATTTCACCCGCAGCCACCAGCCCTAAATACACGCAGCAAGGCTTCAACAGCGTGTTCCGGGTGGTAGCCAACGACGGCCAACTGGGCGGCACCCTCGGCCGCTATGCAGCGACTGCGCTGCATGCCAAGAATATCGCCGTCATCGATGACCGCACCGCCTACGGCCAAGGGGTGGCGCAGGAATTCGCCAAGGGCGCCAAGGCCGCCGGCGTCAATATCGTGGCGACCCAGTTCACCAACGACAAGGCAACCGACTTCAACGCCATCCTGACCTCGATCAAGGCCAAGAATCCGGATGTGATCTTCTTCGGCGGCATGGATGCGGTAGCCGGTCCGATGCTGCGCCAGATGAAGGCGCTCGGCATCAAGGCCAAGTTCATGGGCGGCGACGGCATGTGCACGGCAGAGCTGGGCAAGCTGGCCGGCGATGGCCTGACCAATGACCAGGTGGTGTGCGCCGAAGCCGGTGGCGTCGAAGAATCGGGCAAGAAGGGCCTGGAGGATTTCAAGGCAGCCTTCCTGAAGAAGTACGGCAGCGAAGTGAAACTGTACGCGCCCTACTCCTACGACTCGGTGATGACCATGGTGGAAGCGATGCAGAAAGCCAATTCCGCCGATCCGAAAAAATACCTGCCGGAATTGGCGAAGATCCATCACAAGGGCGTGACCGGCATGATCGCGTTTGATGCAAAAGGCGACATCAAGGACGGCACGCTGACCCTGTACACCTACAAGGATGGCAAGCGGACCTTGCTGACTGTAACCAAATAA